The Sulfurovum riftiae genome contains the following window.
GATCACAATGGTATCGACAGATTTTATATTATTTAATATGTATTCAAGAGATCCATTCTGTGCGGCCAAGAGGGTCTGATTGAGAAAAAGATCACTGGCAGTGTATCCTGTAAGTGTAAGTTCCGGAAATACAACGACACTGACCTCTTTTTCCTGGGCTTCCTGTATAAGTGAGAGGATCTCTTCTGCATTCTTCTGCGGGTTCGCTACGGTAGTTTTGTTCACTGCTGCTGCAACTCTGTAGTATCCGTACATCTTTACTCCATCATCAATTATAAATAATGTCGTGGCGAACGCCCTTGTAAGCAGTAATCTTTGCATACCTGCAAATATTACGTCGCGTTTCGAGAGTCACGACGACTTTTGTCTACTTTTCTAGAAAAGTAGAGAAGAAACCTAATATAAAGTAGAAATTTTTATCAAGACATCAAATTTTCATATGTATTCCCACGCAAAGCATGGGAACAAGGGAAGGTCGGTAAACCGACCCTACATATTGACCTACTCTTTTGTAGCGTGTATCTCAATTCCCAGAATATCATCATTTTGCTCGATCTTGTCAAGTACCATGAAACTTTCCGTATCATCTTCTTCAATCGCACCAAAGACTGTATGCACACCGTCAAGATGCGGTGTCGGTACAAAAGTGATGAAAAACTGGCTTCCACCTGTGTTTGGTCCGGCATGTGCCATGGAGAGTGTTCCTCTTCTGTGTGGCTGTGTACTTGTGTCCGTTTCACAGTCGATCTGCCAGTCCGGTCCGCCTGTTCCGGCCATGGCAGGGTTGCCTGTAGGTCCTGAATGCGGACATCCACCCTGTGCCATAAAGCCTGGTATGACTCTATGGAACTTCAGGTTGTCATAGAACCCTTCATTGGCAAGGTGTGCAAAGTTCGCTACGGTATTTGGTGCTTCATCAGGGTAGAGTTTTACCCAGATGTCACCTTTGCTTGTTTTGATCTTTGCGTACTGGTATGTATCCATTACATCCTGAGGGATGTCATATCTTTTTGATTGTTTTCCAAACATGCTGTTTAGTCCTTATATATTAAAATTAGGATAATATTATACCAATATTTATTTAGGGGTTTGTACTATGGAACTATGTGTCGCACTCGATCTGCCGTCGGCAAAAGAGAATCTTGCACTTGCAGAGTCACTCAAAGCATATAACGTTTGGATGAAAGTGGGTTTCCGAGCCTATATACGTGACGGTAAACCCTTCATCGAGGCACTCAAAGCGATCAACCCTGATTTCAAGATCTTCCTCGACCTCAAACTCTATGACATCCCCAACACGATGGCTGATGCTGCAGAAGAGATCACCAAACTGGGTGTCGATATGTTCAACATCCATGCCAGTGCCGGAGCGGTGGCAATGAAAACGGTGATGGAGAGACTCTCATCGTATGAAAATCGTCCTCTGGTCCTGGCAGTTACCGCCTTGACCTCTTTTGATGAAGAGAACTTCCGTATGATCTACGAAAAAAGTATCGATGAGAAGGCAGAACAGTTCGCCAGAATGAGTTATGAGAACGGTTTGGA
Protein-coding sequences here:
- a CDS encoding peptidylprolyl isomerase, with the translated sequence MFGKQSKRYDIPQDVMDTYQYAKIKTSKGDIWVKLYPDEAPNTVANFAHLANEGFYDNLKFHRVIPGFMAQGGCPHSGPTGNPAMAGTGGPDWQIDCETDTSTQPHRRGTLSMAHAGPNTGGSQFFITFVPTPHLDGVHTVFGAIEEDDTESFMVLDKIEQNDDILGIEIHATKE
- the pyrF gene encoding orotidine-5'-phosphate decarboxylase; this translates as MELCVALDLPSAKENLALAESLKAYNVWMKVGFRAYIRDGKPFIEALKAINPDFKIFLDLKLYDIPNTMADAAEEITKLGVDMFNIHASAGAVAMKTVMERLSSYENRPLVLAVTALTSFDEENFRMIYEKSIDEKAEQFARMSYENGLDGVVCSTFESRAIKNATSNDFLTLCPGIRPFGEDAGDQQRVATLELANEEGVDYPVVGRPIYKDSDPKRKVEEILKVISTF